The Streptomyces aurantiacus genome includes a region encoding these proteins:
- a CDS encoding isochorismatase family protein — protein sequence MAVPVVNSYSMPDRSAVPASGPPWTIDPARAALLVHDMQNHFVQAFPPDCSPVVELIDNIATLRELAGTLGMPIVFSTEPAERPGGQGLLTDSWVPAGGPESGEDSAVVSSLTPRVGEHLLVNVRHNAFLRSHLGRLLRSEGRDQLILCGVRAHLGILLTAADAFMHDIQPFVVADAVADLSSEDHSMALRWIARTGVVCTTNELIRHLLHGRAAQSM from the coding sequence ATGGCCGTACCAGTCGTCAACTCCTACTCCATGCCCGACCGTTCAGCGGTCCCCGCGTCCGGCCCACCCTGGACGATCGACCCGGCACGGGCCGCACTGCTGGTGCACGACATGCAGAACCACTTCGTCCAGGCCTTCCCGCCCGACTGCTCCCCCGTCGTGGAACTGATCGACAACATCGCGACCCTGCGCGAACTCGCGGGCACCCTCGGCATGCCGATCGTCTTCAGTACCGAACCAGCCGAACGGCCCGGCGGGCAAGGCCTGTTGACCGACAGCTGGGTCCCGGCCGGCGGCCCTGAGTCCGGCGAGGACTCGGCGGTCGTCTCGTCGCTCACGCCACGGGTGGGAGAACACCTGCTGGTCAACGTGCGCCACAACGCCTTCCTCCGCAGCCATCTCGGCAGGCTGCTGCGCTCCGAGGGACGCGACCAGCTGATCCTCTGCGGAGTGCGGGCGCACCTCGGCATACTGCTCACGGCGGCGGACGCCTTCATGCACGACATCCAGCCGTTCGTCGTGGCCGACGCCGTGGCCGACCTCTCCTCCGAGGACCATTCCATGGCGCTGCGGTGGATCGCGCGTACCGGTGTCGTCTGCACCACCAACGAGCTGATCCGTCACCTCCTGCACGGCAGGGCGGCACAGAGCATGTGA
- a CDS encoding amidohydrolase, with protein sequence MLSTRLTNAHILTMDPDRPVARELGIWRGRIVGLDEEVAGLPARRVVDLQGATVLPGFIDSHVHLAWTGLRAGTPTVAPCTSVDDVLAAVAAAAARTPEGAWTQLAGYDQRGLGRHLTAAELDKVSAGRKVFLMHDSGHGCMVNTAVLDLLPAELARGEGFLAEGAMGAARALRLPYSQQELADAIGRAARTCLAEGVTACAEAGIGGVMFGHSPVELGAYQLAQEQGRLPLRVQLMVSADRLRPVGAHQDDGIPRALDLGLRTGFGDDRLSVGALKIYTDGGMMARTAALSRPYEGLDHAGQLQDDPELLTDTIVDGHLAGWQLAVHAIGDRVADVALDALERAQRLRPRPGARHRIEHAGLIRPDQLDRFARLGVAAVIQPNFLRYFGDDYAAIMGEERAPWLYRGRGFLDRGITLVGSSDRPVTDGSPLRAVQFMVERSSVSGQVIGPDEGVTVDEALRAYTVAGAFACHWEDSVGSLAPGKRADLVVLGDDPRSVEVSRIGDIDVVATFVDGRETDGGAL encoded by the coding sequence ATGCTCTCCACGAGACTGACCAACGCGCACATCCTCACCATGGACCCGGACCGTCCGGTCGCCCGGGAACTGGGCATCTGGCGGGGCCGGATCGTGGGCCTGGACGAGGAGGTCGCCGGGCTGCCCGCCCGCCGGGTGGTCGACCTGCAGGGCGCCACCGTGCTGCCCGGCTTCATCGACAGCCATGTGCACCTGGCCTGGACCGGACTCAGGGCGGGCACACCGACCGTGGCGCCCTGCACGTCGGTCGACGACGTCCTGGCCGCCGTGGCAGCGGCGGCGGCGCGCACACCGGAGGGCGCCTGGACGCAGCTCGCCGGGTACGACCAGCGAGGCCTCGGCCGTCATCTGACCGCCGCCGAGCTGGACAAGGTCAGCGCGGGGCGCAAGGTGTTCCTGATGCACGACTCCGGGCACGGCTGCATGGTCAACACGGCCGTCCTAGACCTGCTGCCCGCCGAACTGGCGCGTGGGGAGGGCTTTCTCGCCGAGGGCGCCATGGGGGCCGCGCGGGCACTGCGACTGCCGTACTCCCAGCAGGAGCTGGCGGACGCGATCGGACGGGCAGCACGTACCTGTCTGGCCGAAGGCGTGACGGCCTGCGCCGAGGCCGGCATCGGCGGCGTCATGTTCGGGCACAGCCCGGTCGAGCTCGGCGCGTACCAACTCGCCCAGGAACAGGGCCGGTTGCCCCTGCGCGTGCAGCTCATGGTGTCCGCGGACCGGCTGCGCCCGGTCGGTGCGCACCAGGACGACGGCATCCCCCGGGCCCTCGACCTCGGCCTGCGGACGGGGTTCGGCGACGACCGGCTCTCGGTCGGCGCGCTGAAGATCTACACCGACGGCGGCATGATGGCCCGTACCGCCGCACTGAGCCGTCCCTACGAAGGGCTCGACCACGCGGGCCAGTTGCAGGACGACCCCGAGCTGCTCACGGACACGATCGTCGACGGGCATCTCGCGGGCTGGCAGCTCGCCGTCCACGCCATCGGCGACCGGGTGGCCGACGTGGCCCTGGACGCCCTGGAGCGGGCACAACGCCTCCGTCCGCGGCCGGGCGCCCGGCACCGGATCGAGCATGCGGGCCTCATCCGGCCCGACCAGCTGGACCGCTTCGCGCGACTGGGTGTGGCGGCCGTGATCCAGCCGAACTTCCTGCGGTACTTCGGCGACGACTACGCGGCGATCATGGGTGAGGAGCGCGCACCCTGGCTCTACCGGGGGAGGGGGTTCCTCGATCGCGGCATCACGCTCGTCGGCAGCTCCGACCGGCCCGTCACGGACGGGTCGCCGCTCCGGGCCGTCCAGTTCATGGTCGAGCGGTCCTCCGTCTCGGGGCAGGTCATCGGTCCGGACGAGGGCGTCACGGTGGACGAGGCACTGCGCGCCTACACCGTGGCCGGTGCCTTCGCCTGTCACTGGGAGGACAGCGTGGGAAGCCTCGCGCCGGGCAAGCGTGCCGACCTGGTCGTGCTGGGTGACGACCCGCGGAGCGTCGAGGTCTCGCGCATCGGCGACATCGACGTGGTCGCGACGTTCGTCGACGGCCGGGAGACCGATGGGGGCGCGCTGTGA
- a CDS encoding MbtH family protein: MSTNPFENPEGTYSVLVNDEGQHSLWPDFVDVPAGWTVAHGPAPRQECLDHIETNWTDMRPKSLVDRMAEQSG, translated from the coding sequence ATGAGCACCAACCCGTTCGAGAACCCCGAAGGCACCTACTCCGTGCTCGTCAACGACGAGGGCCAGCACAGCCTGTGGCCCGACTTCGTGGACGTGCCGGCCGGCTGGACCGTCGCGCACGGCCCGGCACCCCGCCAGGAGTGCCTGGACCACATCGAGACCAACTGGACCGACATGCGCCCCAAGAGCCTGGTGGACCGGATGGCGGAACAGAGCGGCTGA